Proteins encoded within one genomic window of Streptomyces kaniharaensis:
- a CDS encoding CGNR zinc finger domain-containing protein, with protein MTTAAAGSPKPSPRTVTPTVETVLAFVNTRADGSGRRELFGDGESFAAWLAERDEFGGETVVTDADAAVARELRDALVTVLLAHSGDEESLGEPLLRAERHLRRVGSLYPLATVVTAGGAELASPQTGVPRVFGTVLAAVTTFAQSSDWGRIKACRNPPCHFGFFDRTRNGGGLYCSTGCGSQVSMRKHRQRQRHGSGAPSGT; from the coding sequence ATGACTACTGCGGCAGCCGGATCCCCCAAACCCAGCCCGCGCACCGTCACGCCGACGGTGGAGACCGTTCTCGCGTTCGTGAACACGCGCGCGGACGGATCGGGTCGCCGAGAGTTGTTCGGGGACGGGGAGTCGTTCGCGGCGTGGCTGGCGGAGCGCGACGAGTTCGGTGGCGAAACCGTGGTGACCGACGCTGACGCCGCGGTCGCGCGAGAGCTGCGTGATGCCCTGGTGACTGTGCTGCTCGCGCACTCGGGCGATGAGGAAAGCCTGGGTGAGCCGCTGCTGCGTGCCGAGCGGCACCTGCGACGTGTGGGTTCGCTCTACCCGCTGGCGACGGTGGTCACGGCCGGCGGAGCGGAGCTGGCCTCGCCGCAGACGGGGGTGCCGCGCGTGTTCGGAACCGTACTGGCTGCGGTGACGACTTTTGCGCAGAGCAGCGACTGGGGGCGCATCAAGGCGTGCCGTAACCCCCCATGCCATTTCGGTTTCTTCGACCGCACCCGCAATGGGGGAGGGCTGTACTGCAGCACTGGCTGCGGCTCTCAGGTGTCCATGCGCAAACACCGCCAGCGGCAGCGCCACGGCAGTGGTGCGCCGTCCGGGACGTGA
- a CDS encoding LysR family transcriptional regulator: MIDARRLRTLRAVADHRTVTAAAAALYLTPSAVSQQLAALEQETGHHLLAREGRGVRLTAAGEILLGHADAVLAQLERAEADLAAYSAGVAGEVTVASFATGIALVLAPAIGLLAERAPGVRLKVLDAEGDASLPMVLDGRADLAVAVEYRGAPRADDARLTRVPLYAEPFEAVLPLGHPLAAGRGPIAVADLAAEPWIGPYPGNPCHDVVLLACEHAGFQPRLVHSSDDFRAVVALASAGAGVALVPRSALRGTDLGQVAVRPVDSELATRRVFAAVRAGADGHPLIRPALDALAEAAANGA; the protein is encoded by the coding sequence GTGATCGACGCACGACGGCTGCGGACCCTGCGGGCCGTGGCGGACCACCGCACCGTGACCGCGGCAGCGGCGGCCCTGTACCTGACCCCCTCCGCGGTGTCCCAGCAACTGGCCGCACTGGAACAGGAGACCGGCCACCACCTGCTCGCCCGCGAGGGCCGGGGCGTGCGCCTCACCGCCGCCGGGGAGATCCTGCTCGGCCACGCCGACGCCGTCCTCGCCCAGCTGGAGCGCGCCGAGGCCGACCTCGCCGCGTACAGCGCGGGCGTCGCCGGTGAAGTCACCGTCGCGTCCTTCGCGACCGGCATCGCCCTCGTCCTCGCCCCGGCCATCGGCCTGCTCGCCGAGCGCGCGCCGGGTGTCCGGCTCAAGGTGCTGGACGCCGAGGGCGACGCCAGCCTGCCGATGGTCCTCGACGGGCGCGCCGACCTCGCGGTGGCCGTCGAGTACCGCGGCGCCCCGCGCGCCGACGACGCGCGGCTCACCCGCGTCCCGCTGTACGCCGAGCCCTTCGAGGCCGTCCTGCCGCTCGGCCACCCGCTGGCCGCCGGCCGGGGCCCGATCGCCGTCGCCGACCTCGCCGCCGAGCCCTGGATCGGCCCCTACCCCGGCAACCCCTGCCACGACGTCGTCCTGCTGGCCTGCGAGCACGCCGGGTTCCAGCCCCGCCTGGTGCACTCCTCGGACGACTTCCGCGCCGTCGTCGCCCTGGCCTCGGCCGGCGCGGGCGTCGCACTGGTGCCGCGCTCGGCGCTGCGCGGCACCGACCTCGGGCAGGTCGCCGTCCGGCCGGTGGACAGCGAGCTCGCCACCCGCCGGGTCTTCGCCGCCGTCCGGGCCGGTGCGGACGGCCACCCGCTGATCCGCCCGGCGCTGGACGCCCTCGCCGAGGCCGCTGCGAACGGCGCCTGA
- a CDS encoding glycine C-acetyltransferase has protein sequence MFDNVRADIATTLDEIREAGLFKPERVIGTPQSAAVTVTSGGRPGEVLNFCANNYLGLADHPEVLAAAKDALDRWGYGMASVRFICGTQDVHKELEDRLSAFLGQEDTILYSSCFDANGGVFETLLDDRDAVISDALNHASIIDGIRLSKARRHRYANRDMADLEQQLKETQDARRRLIVTDGVFSMDGYVAPLREICDLADRYDAMVMVDDSHAVGFVGANGRGTPELHGVMDRVDIITGTLGKALGGASGGYVAARREIVALLRQRSRPYLFSNSLAPVIAAASLKVLDLVERSNELRERLAANTALFRTKMTEAGFEILPGDHPIAPVMIGDAAKAGRLAELLLERGVYVIGFSYPVVPHGQARIRVQLSAAHSTEDVERAVAAFVDARAALAE, from the coding sequence GTGTTCGACAACGTGCGCGCCGACATCGCCACCACCCTCGACGAGATCCGCGAGGCCGGCCTCTTCAAGCCCGAGCGGGTGATCGGCACCCCGCAGAGCGCCGCCGTCACCGTCACCTCCGGCGGGCGGCCCGGCGAGGTGCTGAACTTCTGCGCCAACAACTACCTCGGCCTGGCCGACCACCCCGAGGTCCTCGCCGCCGCCAAGGACGCGCTGGACCGCTGGGGCTACGGCATGGCCTCGGTCCGCTTCATCTGCGGCACCCAGGACGTCCACAAGGAGCTGGAGGACCGCCTCTCGGCGTTCCTCGGCCAGGAGGACACCATCCTGTACTCCTCCTGCTTCGACGCCAACGGCGGCGTCTTCGAGACCCTGCTCGACGACCGCGACGCCGTCATCTCCGACGCGCTCAACCACGCGAGCATCATCGACGGCATCCGGCTCAGCAAGGCCCGCCGCCACCGCTACGCCAACCGCGACATGGCCGACCTGGAGCAGCAGCTCAAGGAGACCCAGGACGCCCGCCGCCGCCTGATCGTCACCGACGGCGTGTTCTCGATGGACGGCTACGTCGCCCCGCTGCGCGAGATCTGCGACCTGGCCGACCGCTACGACGCGATGGTCATGGTCGACGACTCGCACGCCGTCGGCTTCGTCGGCGCCAACGGCCGCGGCACCCCCGAACTGCACGGCGTGATGGACCGCGTGGACATCATCACCGGCACCCTCGGCAAGGCGCTCGGCGGCGCCTCCGGCGGCTACGTCGCCGCCCGCCGGGAGATCGTCGCCCTGCTGCGCCAGCGCTCCCGCCCGTACCTGTTCTCCAACTCGCTCGCCCCGGTGATCGCGGCGGCCTCGCTCAAGGTGCTCGACCTGGTCGAGCGCTCCAACGAGCTGCGCGAGCGGCTGGCGGCCAACACCGCGCTGTTCCGCACGAAGATGACCGAGGCCGGCTTCGAGATCCTGCCCGGCGACCACCCGATCGCCCCGGTCATGATCGGCGACGCGGCCAAGGCCGGCCGGCTCGCCGAACTGCTGCTGGAGCGCGGGGTGTACGTGATCGGGTTCTCCTATCCGGTGGTCCCGCACGGCCAGGCCCGGATCCGGGTGCAGCTGTCCGCGGCGCACTCCACCGAGGACGTCGAGCGCGCCGTCGCGGCCTTCGTCGACGCGCGCGCCGCGCTGGCGGAGTAG
- a CDS encoding IS1380 family transposase, which produces MSKRIGSYPRVRVSGGGGGIVSQAGGVLLVETTRRTGLADALSAALAPWRKPRAVHDPGKILLDLALTVALGGDCLADVAMLRAEPAVFGPVASDPTVSRLVDTLAAAGPKALTAIRRARAEVRERVWRLAREAAPDAGGEVIVDIDGVLVMAHSEKEHAAKTWKKTFGHHPLFAFVDHGRDGSGEPVAGLLRRGNAGSNTAADHIEAARMALGQLPKKYRRGRHTLIRADSGGGTHKFLNWITARGRWLSYSVGMTITDAIHQTVLLVPASAWTPAIGPDGEIRDGAWVAELAGDVLTGWPKGMRLIVRKERPHPGAQLRFTDADGMRLTCFATNTAHVPIAHLELRHRQRARAEDRIRAARDTGLRNLPLQAAAQNQVWLEIIQLALDLLAWMPMLALTGPARRWEPKRLRLRLFSAAAQLVTTSRRRVLRLARHWPWTDVITSAFERLQALPNPG; this is translated from the coding sequence GTGAGTAAGCGTATCGGGTCGTATCCGCGTGTGCGGGTGTCGGGTGGCGGTGGCGGGATTGTCTCGCAGGCCGGCGGGGTGCTGCTGGTGGAAACGACCCGAAGAACAGGGCTGGCTGATGCGCTGTCTGCGGCGCTCGCGCCGTGGCGCAAGCCCAGGGCGGTTCATGACCCCGGCAAGATCCTGTTGGATCTCGCGCTGACAGTGGCATTGGGCGGGGACTGCCTGGCGGACGTCGCGATGCTGCGGGCCGAGCCCGCCGTGTTCGGGCCGGTGGCATCGGATCCGACTGTTTCCCGCCTGGTCGACACCCTGGCGGCGGCTGGACCCAAGGCACTGACGGCAATCCGCCGTGCTCGGGCCGAAGTCCGCGAGCGGGTCTGGCGGTTGGCCCGCGAGGCGGCCCCGGACGCGGGCGGCGAGGTGATCGTGGACATCGACGGCGTGCTGGTCATGGCGCATTCCGAGAAGGAGCACGCCGCCAAGACCTGGAAGAAGACGTTCGGCCATCACCCGCTGTTCGCGTTCGTCGACCACGGCCGAGACGGGTCCGGGGAACCTGTCGCCGGCCTGCTCAGGCGCGGGAACGCGGGCAGCAACACCGCCGCCGACCACATCGAGGCCGCCCGAATGGCCCTGGGCCAGCTGCCGAAGAAGTACCGGCGTGGACGCCACACCCTGATCCGCGCCGACTCCGGCGGCGGCACCCACAAGTTCCTCAACTGGATCACTGCACGCGGAAGGTGGCTTTCCTACTCGGTGGGGATGACCATCACCGACGCCATCCACCAGACCGTCCTGCTCGTGCCGGCCTCGGCCTGGACGCCCGCGATCGGGCCGGACGGCGAGATCCGGGACGGCGCCTGGGTGGCCGAACTCGCCGGGGACGTCCTCACTGGCTGGCCGAAGGGCATGCGGCTGATCGTCCGCAAGGAACGGCCGCACCCCGGAGCCCAGTTGCGCTTCACCGACGCCGACGGAATGCGGCTGACCTGCTTCGCCACCAACACCGCCCACGTCCCGATCGCCCACCTGGAGCTGCGGCACCGCCAGCGCGCCCGCGCCGAGGACCGCATCCGCGCCGCCCGCGACACCGGCCTGCGCAACCTCCCCCTCCAAGCGGCCGCGCAGAACCAGGTCTGGCTCGAGATCATCCAGCTCGCGCTCGACCTGCTCGCCTGGATGCCCATGCTCGCCCTCACTGGGCCCGCCCGCCGGTGGGAACCCAAACGCCTGCGGCTACGGCTGTTCTCCGCCGCCGCCCAACTCGTCACCACCAGCCGCCGCCGCGTGCTCCGCCTCGCTCGACACTGGCCCTGGACCGATGTGATCACCAGCGCCTTCGAACGGCTACAAGCCCTGCCGAACCCGGGCTGA
- a CDS encoding Gfo/Idh/MocA family protein: MSETVPSDTRLPVGVVGLGDIAQKAYLPVLSALPGLDLRLMTRDRAKLDRFGDAHRIDPAHRYTDLGELIGSGVRAAFVHAATDQHVPIVEQLLTAGVDVYVDKPLDYTLDGARRLVALADRTGRSLMVGFNRRHAPGYVQAKERPRDLIVLQKNREGLPEAARTLVYDDFIHVVDVLRFLVPGDIEHVDVRSRVRDGLVEHLVLTLAGDGFTALGIMNRVSGSTEEVLEVSGGDSKREVRNLAEVVDHRGQPTVRRRGDWVPVARQRGIEQIVLGFLDAVRAGRTLDAHDALRTHELCELIVERIESA; this comes from the coding sequence GTGAGTGAGACCGTTCCTTCCGACACCCGCCTTCCCGTCGGGGTGGTCGGCCTGGGTGACATCGCGCAGAAGGCGTACCTGCCGGTCCTCTCCGCGCTGCCGGGACTCGACCTGCGCCTGATGACCCGCGACCGGGCCAAGCTCGACCGCTTCGGCGACGCTCACCGGATCGACCCGGCGCACCGCTACACCGACCTCGGCGAGCTGATCGGCAGCGGTGTCCGGGCCGCGTTCGTGCACGCCGCCACGGACCAGCACGTTCCGATCGTCGAGCAGCTGCTCACCGCCGGCGTCGACGTGTACGTGGACAAGCCGCTGGACTACACCCTGGACGGTGCCCGCCGGCTGGTCGCCCTCGCCGACCGTACGGGCCGCTCGCTGATGGTCGGGTTCAACCGCCGCCACGCGCCCGGCTACGTGCAGGCGAAGGAGCGCCCGCGTGACCTGATCGTGCTGCAGAAGAACCGTGAGGGCCTGCCCGAGGCCGCCCGCACCCTGGTCTACGACGACTTCATCCACGTGGTGGACGTGCTCCGCTTCCTCGTCCCCGGCGACATCGAGCACGTCGACGTCCGCTCCCGGGTCCGCGACGGCCTGGTCGAGCACCTCGTCCTCACCCTCGCCGGGGACGGGTTCACGGCGCTGGGCATCATGAACCGCGTCTCCGGGTCCACCGAGGAGGTCCTGGAGGTCTCCGGCGGCGACTCCAAGCGCGAGGTGCGCAACCTCGCCGAGGTCGTCGACCACCGCGGCCAGCCGACCGTGCGCCGCCGCGGTGACTGGGTGCCGGTCGCCCGGCAGCGCGGGATCGAGCAGATCGTGCTCGGCTTCCTCGACGCCGTCCGGGCCGGGAGGACCCTCGACGCCCACGACGCGCTGCGGACGCACGAGCTCTGCGAGCTGATCGTGGAGCGCATCGAGTCCGCCTGA
- a CDS encoding CocE/NonD family hydrolase — MARPHRSGGHRAASAVLAVALAVGAGAVAQPAVAAPGASAFAGAAPAPTVGSALGSFRLADIPAKDGVVLKADVFTPPPGTPGADPQGRYPVVVQPASWGQNDLEYVAQGHRFAAAGYVVVTYTVRGFWRSGGEVDVAGPKDVADISTVIDWALAHTPADPQHIGMVGLSLGGGLTLLGAAFDPRIKAVASLSGWADLTDALYSGQTRHTQAAAVLAGIQAPTGRKSPEFAKVLDDLFADRDLPDVIRWADTRSPSAYLDRINANGTAVLLANGWGDSFFNPGQITAFYQRLTVPKRLELRPGDHATQELTGLLGLDNATWNSARTWLDRYLKGAPDGQGQPVDLEVRPTGAHEQRPDWQSVSSRTEHLTFGTEPATVQGGRASGASGGIAVLSGMLDQAAHQPPTVLVPLLDRSAAAVWQSQPYPQGLPVRGATQLHTTVTASAPQGTAVAYLYDVNALGVGRLITHAPQSWSGRPPGQAFPLDVTLFPTAYDLPAGHRLALVLGTRDNLYGGVTPAGSTVTFGPAELSLPLR; from the coding sequence ATGGCACGACCCCACCGAAGCGGCGGACACCGGGCGGCGAGCGCCGTCCTCGCCGTAGCGCTCGCCGTCGGCGCGGGCGCCGTCGCGCAGCCGGCCGTAGCCGCTCCCGGCGCCTCGGCCTTTGCCGGCGCCGCGCCCGCTCCCACCGTAGGGTCGGCCCTCGGCTCGTTCCGGCTCGCCGACATCCCGGCCAAGGACGGCGTCGTCCTCAAGGCCGACGTGTTCACCCCGCCCCCTGGCACGCCCGGTGCCGATCCGCAGGGCCGCTACCCGGTGGTGGTGCAGCCGGCCAGCTGGGGGCAGAACGACCTGGAGTACGTCGCCCAGGGCCACCGCTTCGCCGCCGCCGGGTACGTCGTCGTCACCTACACCGTGCGCGGCTTCTGGCGCTCCGGCGGCGAGGTGGACGTCGCCGGGCCCAAGGACGTGGCCGACATCTCCACGGTGATCGACTGGGCGCTCGCCCACACCCCGGCCGACCCGCAGCACATCGGCATGGTCGGGCTCTCGCTCGGCGGCGGCCTCACCCTGCTGGGCGCCGCCTTCGACCCGCGGATCAAGGCCGTCGCGTCGCTGAGCGGCTGGGCCGACCTGACCGACGCGCTCTACAGTGGGCAGACCCGGCACACCCAGGCCGCCGCCGTGCTGGCCGGCATCCAGGCCCCCACCGGCCGCAAGAGCCCCGAGTTCGCGAAGGTTCTGGACGACCTCTTCGCCGACCGCGACCTGCCCGACGTGATCCGCTGGGCGGACACCCGCTCGCCGTCCGCCTACCTGGACAGGATCAACGCCAACGGCACCGCCGTCCTCCTCGCCAACGGCTGGGGCGACAGCTTCTTCAACCCCGGCCAGATCACCGCCTTCTACCAGCGGCTGACCGTACCCAAGCGCCTCGAACTGCGCCCCGGCGACCACGCGACCCAGGAGCTCACCGGCCTGCTCGGCCTGGACAACGCCACCTGGAACAGCGCCCGCACCTGGCTCGACCGCTACCTGAAGGGAGCCCCCGACGGCCAGGGGCAGCCGGTCGACCTGGAGGTGCGCCCGACCGGCGCCCACGAGCAGCGCCCCGACTGGCAGTCCGTGAGCTCCCGTACCGAGCACCTGACGTTCGGCACCGAGCCGGCCACCGTGCAGGGCGGCCGTGCCTCCGGCGCGAGCGGCGGCATCGCCGTGCTGTCCGGCATGCTCGACCAGGCCGCGCACCAGCCGCCGACCGTCCTCGTCCCCCTGCTCGACCGATCCGCCGCCGCGGTGTGGCAGTCGCAGCCGTACCCGCAGGGCCTGCCCGTGCGCGGCGCCACGCAGCTGCACACGACGGTCACCGCCTCGGCGCCGCAGGGCACGGCCGTGGCCTACCTCTACGACGTGAACGCGCTCGGCGTCGGCCGCCTGATCACGCACGCCCCGCAGAGCTGGTCCGGACGGCCGCCAGGGCAGGCCTTCCCGCTGGACGTCACGCTGTTCCCCACCGCCTACGACCTGCCGGCCGGCCACCGGCTCGCCCTGGTCCTCGGCACCCGGGACAACCTGTACGGCGGCGTCACCCCGGCGGGCAGCACCGTGACGTTCGGCCCGGCGGAGCTGTCCCTCCCCCTGCGCTGA
- a CDS encoding SDR family NAD(P)-dependent oxidoreductase, producing the protein MNGTSNHQTHLRTWLITGATSGIGRELTLQALENGDTVSALARDTSSLVELAQAHGERLLLIQADVRDERAVRDAVEGTLARFGRIDVVANNAGYGLFGAVEEASDTQVRAVFDTNVFGVLNVLRATLPVLRAQRSGHILQGSSIYGQSAHPGVGLLAATKYAVEGLSDALAAEVAPLGIKVTIIQPGMTATPFLANLDVAAGLGDYDQTVREVQKGIGDLPASAFSAAARIAEGIRTAVDSPNPPLRLALGASSATSMRPALEARIADLDSWQHVTDAVDRQ; encoded by the coding sequence ATGAACGGAACATCCAACCACCAGACCCACCTCCGCACATGGCTGATCACCGGCGCGACGTCCGGCATCGGCCGCGAACTGACGCTCCAGGCACTGGAGAACGGCGACACCGTCTCGGCCCTCGCCCGCGACACCTCCTCCCTGGTCGAACTGGCGCAAGCGCACGGTGAGCGCCTGCTTCTCATCCAGGCGGACGTACGTGACGAGCGAGCCGTCCGGGACGCGGTGGAAGGCACGCTCGCACGGTTCGGCCGTATCGACGTCGTGGCCAACAACGCGGGATACGGACTGTTCGGAGCCGTTGAGGAGGCCTCCGACACGCAGGTCCGCGCCGTGTTCGACACCAATGTCTTCGGAGTGCTCAACGTGCTCCGCGCAACGCTGCCGGTGCTCCGCGCCCAGCGGTCCGGGCACATCCTCCAGGGCTCGTCGATCTACGGGCAGTCCGCCCATCCCGGCGTGGGTCTGCTGGCCGCCACCAAGTACGCGGTCGAGGGGCTGTCGGACGCGCTCGCGGCCGAGGTCGCACCGCTCGGCATAAAGGTTACGATCATCCAGCCCGGGATGACCGCGACCCCCTTCCTTGCCAACCTCGATGTCGCAGCCGGCCTGGGCGACTACGACCAGACCGTCCGCGAGGTTCAGAAGGGCATAGGAGACCTGCCGGCGTCCGCGTTCTCCGCCGCGGCGCGGATCGCCGAAGGCATCCGGACCGCGGTCGACAGCCCCAACCCTCCGCTGCGCCTGGCCCTCGGCGCCTCCAGCGCGACGAGCATGCGCCCCGCTCTGGAGGCACGGATCGCAGACCTGGACAGCTGGCAGCATGTGACCGACGCCGTCGACAGGCAGTAA